A genomic segment from Actinomyces lilanjuaniae encodes:
- a CDS encoding DUF3180 family protein, whose protein sequence is MRRVRRTSALAVFLAAAVAGWALSDLVLRHRGSVPVLTPWGAVAALVISGAVLVCGLAVRRLRSRERTWMTPTAAATTAAAAQASALVGAVVGGVYAGQLLLALLSPHPGNEPPGLDGGSLPPGLPPVVRGRFSGRALVRHLR, encoded by the coding sequence ATGCGCCGTGTCCGTCGGACCAGCGCCCTGGCGGTGTTCCTTGCCGCAGCAGTGGCAGGATGGGCGCTCAGCGACCTGGTGCTGCGGCACCGGGGATCGGTCCCTGTCCTGACCCCGTGGGGGGCGGTGGCTGCCCTGGTCATCTCCGGGGCGGTCCTGGTATGCGGCCTGGCTGTACGGCGGCTGCGCTCGCGGGAGCGGACCTGGATGACGCCGACCGCAGCGGCGACGACCGCCGCGGCGGCGCAGGCCTCGGCACTTGTGGGCGCGGTCGTGGGCGGTGTCTATGCCGGGCAGCTCCTCCTGGCGCTGCTGTCCCCTCATCCCGGCAATGAGCCACCTGGCCTGGATGGCGGCAGCCTGCCTCCTGGCCTGCCTCCTGTGGTCCGTGGTAGGTTTTCTGGTCGAGCACTGGTGCGTCATCTCCGATGA
- a CDS encoding PH domain-containing protein → MSSAAGASLAPWDVVFEPVSPRLVTARLVVNSAVDAVVLVAATVLAVLVSPWLAGLAAVAVALAAWEAWLIPRQVRALGYALEEDHLLWRRGVMFRRVSVIPYGRMQLVEVSQGPLAARLGIAEVRLHTASASTDATINGLPLAQAERLRQVLSERGEERMAGL, encoded by the coding sequence ATGAGCAGCGCGGCTGGTGCCTCCCTGGCGCCGTGGGACGTCGTCTTCGAGCCGGTCTCGCCACGGCTGGTGACTGCCCGGCTGGTGGTCAACAGTGCTGTTGACGCCGTGGTCCTGGTGGCTGCTACGGTGCTTGCGGTCCTGGTCAGTCCCTGGCTGGCTGGTCTGGCCGCTGTTGCCGTGGCGCTGGCCGCCTGGGAGGCGTGGCTGATCCCGCGCCAGGTCCGTGCCCTGGGATACGCCCTGGAGGAGGACCACCTCCTGTGGCGGCGGGGAGTGATGTTCCGCCGGGTGTCGGTCATCCCCTACGGGAGGATGCAGCTTGTCGAGGTCTCCCAGGGACCTCTGGCGGCTCGGCTGGGTATTGCCGAGGTCAGGCTCCACACGGCCTCCGCCTCCACCGACGCCACGATCAACGGGCTGCCGCTGGCCCAGGCTGAGCGCCTGCGCCAGGTCCTGTCTGAGCGGGGCGAGGAGAGGATGGCGGGGCTGTGA
- a CDS encoding PH domain-containing protein: MISPMTTTAREVGDVGARSPGRGGAAAAEPRDVVWHRVSVVTPFLEGWKTVTGVLAVILVRNIEETLAAYRYLREHGTVLRGPFPYLLAVIALLLLGWAVLGLVSWWRRSYAVDADGVYLRSGILVRRLRVARLSRIQSVSTVYPLLGRLLGLGRLTVEVAGGRGSRVVISFLRARELSALRDQIRRLTEAGPPPGDHPEQLSGDVSAGQAASGVGTTGLHQQPPAQARVQEVRGARASRQGASGGDRRDDQVRGSHRDNQEQFLYEVGTGVLIGSILRSVAAVGVVLGAVSYAAVVLALVVLDGTELTLALLLNLWGMLAFPVICWSYAWQRLTRGWRFRALATPQGIRMRYGLTSETTRTLPPGRVHAVSLAQPLLWRRKDWWTVETSVAGMEEAGEAGSSRLVSESRLLPVGSRQTALLALGMVVPDLGLTGCPPTLVDGVLSGRDDDGVGDTSSPVGAPGRGLIRVPRRARLFSPLAWRRDAVALTETCVLIRGARWTRRVSVVPYERVQSIRITQGSWARRWGLAGLRLDMVSTSVTTSVGNLALSDATALAQEVSLRALRRRRAEEAERWMERAARMLPGGGQA; encoded by the coding sequence GTGATCTCCCCCATGACCACCACCGCTCGGGAAGTGGGAGACGTCGGAGCCCGGTCCCCGGGCCGGGGCGGCGCAGCGGCTGCCGAGCCGCGTGACGTGGTCTGGCACCGGGTCTCCGTGGTGACGCCCTTCCTGGAGGGCTGGAAGACCGTGACCGGTGTGCTCGCGGTGATCCTCGTGCGCAACATTGAGGAGACGCTGGCGGCCTACCGCTACCTCAGGGAGCACGGAACGGTGCTGCGCGGGCCGTTTCCCTACCTTCTCGCCGTGATCGCGCTCCTGCTGCTGGGCTGGGCGGTGCTCGGCCTGGTGTCGTGGTGGCGCCGCTCCTACGCGGTGGACGCCGACGGCGTCTACCTGCGCAGCGGGATCCTGGTGCGTCGGCTACGCGTGGCTCGTCTGAGCCGTATCCAGTCGGTGAGCACCGTCTACCCGCTGCTGGGGCGGCTGCTGGGACTGGGCCGCCTCACGGTGGAGGTGGCAGGCGGGCGGGGGAGCCGGGTCGTCATCTCCTTCCTGCGTGCCAGGGAGCTCAGCGCCCTGCGGGACCAGATCCGCCGTCTCACCGAGGCCGGTCCTCCTCCCGGAGACCACCCGGAACAGCTCTCCGGGGACGTGTCCGCCGGGCAAGCCGCCTCCGGGGTCGGCACTACCGGCCTGCACCAGCAGCCACCCGCCCAGGCCCGGGTGCAGGAGGTGCGCGGGGCAAGGGCCTCACGGCAGGGAGCCTCCGGCGGGGACCGCCGTGACGACCAGGTGCGGGGCAGCCACCGGGACAACCAGGAGCAGTTTCTCTACGAGGTGGGTACGGGCGTCCTCATCGGGTCGATCCTGCGCAGTGTCGCGGCAGTGGGGGTGGTGCTGGGAGCGGTCTCCTACGCTGCGGTTGTCCTCGCGCTTGTCGTTCTTGACGGAACCGAGCTGACCCTGGCGCTGCTGCTCAACCTGTGGGGGATGCTCGCCTTTCCTGTTATCTGCTGGTCCTATGCCTGGCAGCGTCTCACCCGGGGGTGGCGCTTCCGTGCCCTGGCGACCCCGCAGGGCATCCGCATGCGCTACGGCCTGACCTCTGAGACTACGCGGACACTGCCTCCCGGGCGCGTCCACGCCGTGAGCCTGGCCCAGCCGCTCCTGTGGCGGCGGAAGGACTGGTGGACGGTGGAGACCTCCGTAGCCGGCATGGAGGAGGCAGGGGAGGCCGGCTCCTCCAGGCTGGTCTCGGAGAGCCGCCTGCTTCCCGTCGGGAGCCGGCAGACCGCTCTGCTCGCCCTGGGCATGGTCGTCCCCGACCTGGGGCTGACGGGCTGTCCCCCCACCCTGGTCGATGGCGTGCTGAGCGGACGCGATGACGACGGCGTGGGGGACACCTCCTCCCCGGTCGGGGCGCCTGGGCGTGGCCTCATCCGGGTACCCCGGCGCGCGCGGCTGTTCTCGCCCCTGGCGTGGCGGCGCGACGCGGTGGCCCTGACCGAGACCTGCGTTCTTATCCGGGGCGCGCGCTGGACGCGCAGGGTCAGCGTCGTCCCTTATGAGCGTGTCCAGTCGATCAGGATCACGCAGGGGTCCTGGGCACGGCGGTGGGGCCTGGCGGGTCTTCGCCTGGACATGGTCTCCACCAGCGTCACCACCTCGGTCGGCAACCTGGCACTCAGCGACGCCACCGCGCTGGCACAGGAGGTCTCCCTGCGTGCGCTGCGGCGTCGCAGGGCGGAGGAGGCGGAGCGCTGGATGGAGCGGGCTGCCCGGATGCTACCGGGAGGGGGCCAGGCGTGA